A genomic region of Candidatus Poribacteria bacterium contains the following coding sequences:
- a CDS encoding redoxin domain-containing protein → MRHVGVLLATLLLCSGARAETPAPSPDAVQLLREMASAYGKLSRFHLKALQTTNVKIGEQTERTETPLVLAADGSAKARAETVNTFGRFVVVGNLESAWIFLPEENVYMREDLSDTAEDAPAMKIRPRRFVDAALDQFRAVGEDTPSARYLRAETLKLGEVPHSVHVIEADYRPEGAPEVVDISPTTLWIDAKTHLVLKQQVHIVIPDEESKVEVQETLAVDTASIGEELPDELFAFEPPEDAERVEDLGGPEMEEVNLTGSPAPDFSAKDFAGKSVQLSSLAGKVVLIDFWATWCGPCRMELPHVQKLHAELADKGLVVLGVNDEPADVAQKFMTESGYTFTSLVDVESAVARQYGVTGIPTVVIVGRDGVVSAHFVGAREEAELRAALVVAGIE, encoded by the coding sequence GTGCGTCACGTCGGTGTGCTCCTCGCAACGCTGTTGCTGTGTTCCGGAGCGCGCGCTGAAACGCCCGCTCCCAGCCCGGATGCGGTTCAGTTGCTCCGCGAGATGGCGTCCGCGTACGGCAAGCTGTCCAGGTTCCATCTCAAGGCGCTCCAGACGACGAATGTGAAGATCGGCGAACAGACCGAGCGCACCGAGACGCCGCTCGTCCTCGCCGCCGACGGCTCCGCGAAGGCGCGCGCCGAGACGGTCAACACGTTCGGGCGGTTTGTCGTGGTCGGCAATCTTGAGTCCGCATGGATCTTCCTGCCCGAAGAGAACGTCTACATGCGCGAGGACTTGTCCGACACGGCTGAAGACGCTCCCGCGATGAAGATCCGCCCGCGACGGTTCGTGGACGCCGCGCTGGACCAGTTCCGCGCCGTCGGCGAGGACACGCCCTCTGCCCGATACCTCCGCGCCGAGACCCTCAAGCTCGGCGAGGTGCCCCATTCGGTTCACGTCATCGAGGCGGACTACCGACCGGAAGGCGCGCCGGAGGTCGTCGATATCTCCCCGACGACGCTCTGGATCGACGCGAAGACCCACCTTGTCCTGAAACAGCAGGTTCACATCGTCATTCCCGACGAAGAATCGAAGGTGGAGGTGCAAGAGACGCTCGCCGTAGACACGGCGTCCATTGGCGAGGAGCTGCCCGACGAGCTCTTCGCGTTCGAGCCCCCGGAGGACGCAGAACGCGTCGAGGACTTGGGCGGACCCGAGATGGAGGAGGTCAACCTGACCGGCTCTCCCGCCCCCGATTTCTCCGCCAAAGACTTCGCCGGGAAGAGCGTTCAGCTTTCGTCGCTGGCGGGCAAGGTCGTTCTCATCGATTTCTGGGCGACGTGGTGCGGGCCCTGCCGCATGGAACTGCCGCACGTCCAGAAACTGCACGCGGAGCTCGCCGATAAGGGCTTGGTCGTCCTCGGCGTCAACGACGAGCCCGCCGACGTGGCACAGAAGTTCATGACCGAGAGCGGCTATACGTTCACGTCGCTGGTGGACGTCGAGTCAGCCGTGGCTCGGCAGTACGGCGTCACGGGCATTCCCACCGTCGTCATCGTGGGCAGGGATGGCGTCGTATCGGCTCATTTCGTCGGCGCGCGCGAGGAAGCGGAGCTCCGCGCCGCGCTCGTCGTCGCTGGCATCGAGTGA
- the trpB gene encoding tryptophan synthase subunit beta — MLQADERGHFGEFGGRYLPETLMPAMIELEQAYREVSADPSFQREFGDLLRQYVGRPSRLYYAARMTEALGGARIYLKREDLNHTGAHKINNAIGQALLAKRMGKKRIIAETGAGQHGVATATACALFGLDCEVYMGEEDIRRQSLNVFRMRLLGANVISVTSGTRTLKDAINAAFRDWVTNVRSTYYLIGSVVGGHPYPTIVRDFQSVIGVEAREQILDAEGRLPDALVACVGGGSNAIGLFAPFYEDASVRMIGVEAAGEGLNARHAASLTAGAVGVFHGAKCYLLQEEDGQVAPAHSISAGLDYPGVGPEHSYYRATGRAEYVAVTDDQAVEGFQLLCRTEGIISALESAHAVAHLTELAPALGKDAVIVVNLSGRGDKDTG; from the coding sequence GTGCTTCAGGCAGACGAACGCGGGCACTTCGGCGAGTTCGGGGGGCGCTATCTCCCCGAAACGCTCATGCCCGCCATGATCGAGCTCGAACAGGCGTACCGCGAGGTGTCCGCCGATCCGTCCTTTCAGCGCGAGTTCGGCGACTTGCTCCGACAGTACGTCGGCAGGCCCTCGCGGCTCTACTACGCGGCTCGGATGACGGAAGCCCTCGGCGGCGCGCGCATCTACCTCAAGCGCGAAGACCTCAACCACACCGGCGCGCACAAGATCAACAACGCCATCGGTCAGGCGCTGCTCGCCAAGCGGATGGGCAAGAAGCGTATCATCGCCGAGACGGGCGCGGGACAGCACGGCGTCGCGACGGCGACCGCCTGCGCGCTGTTCGGACTCGACTGCGAAGTCTACATGGGCGAAGAGGACATCCGCCGCCAGTCGCTGAATGTCTTTCGGATGCGGCTCCTCGGCGCGAACGTCATCTCCGTCACGTCCGGCACACGCACCCTCAAGGACGCCATCAACGCGGCGTTCCGCGACTGGGTGACCAACGTTCGGAGCACCTACTACCTGATCGGCTCCGTCGTCGGGGGGCACCCGTATCCGACGATCGTGCGCGACTTCCAGTCGGTCATCGGGGTGGAGGCGCGCGAGCAGATTCTGGATGCCGAAGGACGCCTGCCCGATGCGCTCGTCGCCTGCGTTGGCGGCGGGAGCAACGCCATCGGGCTCTTCGCGCCCTTCTACGAGGACGCGTCGGTGCGGATGATCGGCGTCGAAGCCGCCGGAGAGGGTCTGAACGCCCGTCACGCCGCATCGCTGACCGCCGGAGCCGTCGGCGTGTTCCACGGCGCGAAGTGCTACCTGCTCCAAGAGGAGGATGGGCAAGTCGCCCCCGCGCACTCCATCTCGGCGGGACTCGACTATCCCGGCGTCGGACCCGAGCACTCCTACTACCGCGCCACGGGACGCGCCGAGTACGTCGCCGTCACGGACGACCAGGCGGTCGAGGGGTTCCAGCTCCTCTGCCGAACCGAGGGGATCATCTCCGCGCTCGAATCGGCGCACGCCGTCGCGCACCTGACGGAACTCGCCCCAGCGCTGGGCAAGGACGCCGTCATCGTCGTCAACCTGTCGGGCAGGGGCGACAAGGACACGGGA
- a CDS encoding ribose-phosphate pyrophosphokinase translates to MRSGDLRLFSGRSHVGLSAEVADILGVDLGTIHLTTFPDSETHAQIEESVRGSDIFLIQPTCVPVNETLMELLVMLDAFRRASAGQLTAVIPYFGYSRQDRKSTGREPITARLVADLLTTAGADRVVSVDLHVAQIQGFFDIPMDHLTAAPILVSHLREKKLQDAIIVSPDVGRAKLAEKYAQALDLPLALMHKRRSGVGGQDVEVLEIIGEVEGKTPILVDDVIAGGSIVKQADALMRAGAQPAYIAVTHGVLVGNAAERLSAPSIREVIVTNTVPVSDAKRRAIPNLTVLSIAPLLATVIRNIHAFESVSKVFSDHQLEFAV, encoded by the coding sequence ATGCGTTCCGGCGATCTGCGTCTCTTCTCTGGGCGGTCCCACGTGGGGCTTTCTGCCGAAGTCGCCGACATCCTCGGCGTCGACCTCGGCACGATCCATCTCACGACCTTCCCGGACTCCGAGACGCACGCGCAGATCGAGGAGAGCGTACGCGGCTCCGACATCTTCCTCATCCAGCCGACCTGCGTGCCTGTCAACGAAACGCTCATGGAGCTCCTGGTGATGCTCGACGCTTTCCGTCGCGCGTCCGCCGGGCAGTTGACAGCGGTCATCCCCTACTTCGGCTACTCGCGTCAGGATCGCAAGTCCACGGGCAGGGAGCCCATTACGGCGCGCCTCGTCGCGGATCTGCTCACGACGGCGGGAGCGGACCGCGTCGTCTCCGTCGATCTCCATGTGGCGCAGATCCAGGGGTTCTTCGATATCCCGATGGATCATCTGACCGCCGCGCCGATCCTCGTCTCGCACCTGCGCGAGAAGAAGCTCCAAGACGCGATCATCGTGTCCCCCGACGTGGGCAGAGCGAAGCTCGCGGAGAAGTACGCCCAGGCGCTCGACCTGCCGTTGGCGCTGATGCACAAGCGGCGCAGCGGCGTCGGCGGACAGGACGTCGAGGTGCTGGAGATCATCGGCGAGGTCGAAGGGAAGACGCCCATCCTCGTGGACGACGTCATCGCGGGCGGGAGCATCGTCAAGCAGGCGGACGCCCTGATGCGGGCAGGCGCTCAGCCTGCCTACATCGCGGTCACGCACGGCGTTCTCGTCGGGAACGCCGCCGAGCGTTTGAGCGCGCCGTCCATCCGCGAGGTGATCGTCACGAACACAGTGCCGGTCTCCGACGCGAAGCGCCGGGCGATCCCCAACCTGACGGTTCTCAGCATCGCGCCGCTGCTGGCGACGGTCATCCGCAACATCCACGCGTTTGAATCGGTGAGCAAGGTCTTTAGCGATCACCAACTCGAGTTCGCCGTCTGA